A window of Parasynechococcus marenigrum WH 8102 contains these coding sequences:
- the gcvT gene encoding glycine cleavage system aminomethyltransferase GcvT, with protein MTLQRTPLHQLCQDGGGRMVPFAGWEMPVQFSGLIQEHKAVREQVGMFDISHMGVLRLEGPNPKDALQQLVPSDLHRIGPGEACYTVLLNESGGIRDDLIVYDCGAVDAERGALVLVINAACAEADTAWIRDQMEPAGLTVSDLKAGGVLLALQGPQSIPLLEELSGESLSDLPRFGHRTLSLKDIAHPVFTGRTGYTGEDGAELLLTAADGQKLWQILLDRGVSPCGLGARDTLRLEAAMHLYGMDMNAETTPFEAGLGWLVHLEMPVDFVGRQALEQAAESGPTKRLVGLKLQGRAIARHDYPVLHNGETVGVVTSGTWSPTLEEPIALAYVPTALAKLGAELSVEIRGKAQPACVVKRPFYRRS; from the coding sequence ATGACCCTGCAGCGCACGCCACTCCATCAGCTCTGCCAGGACGGCGGCGGCCGCATGGTGCCCTTCGCCGGTTGGGAGATGCCGGTGCAGTTCAGCGGCCTGATCCAGGAGCACAAGGCCGTACGGGAACAGGTGGGGATGTTCGACATCTCCCACATGGGCGTCTTGAGGCTGGAAGGTCCGAATCCGAAAGATGCGCTGCAACAGCTTGTGCCGAGCGATCTGCATCGCATCGGACCCGGCGAAGCCTGCTACACCGTCTTGCTCAACGAGAGCGGTGGCATCCGCGATGACCTGATCGTTTACGACTGCGGCGCCGTTGATGCCGAACGGGGTGCCCTGGTGCTGGTGATCAATGCAGCCTGCGCAGAGGCGGACACCGCCTGGATCCGTGACCAAATGGAACCGGCTGGCCTCACGGTGAGCGACCTCAAGGCGGGTGGCGTACTGCTGGCCCTGCAAGGCCCGCAGTCCATCCCTCTGCTGGAGGAGCTGTCCGGCGAAAGCCTCAGCGACTTGCCCCGCTTCGGACATCGCACCCTGAGCCTGAAAGATATTGCCCATCCCGTGTTTACGGGCCGCACGGGCTACACCGGTGAGGACGGTGCCGAGTTGCTGCTGACCGCCGCCGACGGACAAAAGCTCTGGCAGATTCTGCTGGATCGCGGCGTCAGCCCCTGTGGCCTGGGCGCACGGGACACCCTGCGTCTCGAAGCTGCCATGCATCTCTACGGCATGGACATGAATGCCGAAACCACCCCTTTTGAAGCAGGGCTCGGCTGGCTGGTGCATCTGGAGATGCCCGTGGATTTCGTCGGTCGGCAGGCCCTAGAGCAAGCCGCAGAGTCCGGTCCCACCAAACGACTCGTGGGCCTCAAGTTGCAGGGACGCGCCATCGCCCGTCACGACTACCCCGTGCTCCACAACGGCGAGACCGTCGGTGTGGTGACCAGCGGCACCTGGTCTCCAACCCTGGAGGAGCCCATCGCGCTGGCTTACGTCCCCACAGCCCTGGCCAAACTCGGCGCAGAACTCAGCGTTGAAATCCGCGGTAAGGCCCAACCCGCCTGCGTAGTGAAACGCCCCTTCTACCGCCGGTCCTGA
- a CDS encoding site-specific integrase, with protein sequence MPAQQWEKTLRRQIKDNHGFGWNLIAQSGKTKLTRVHEDGTKSAKVLPIEWKATNSVQILNAVTRVRQLMESRNLSLAEAVRLDTAELAVPSSHSGVAEQGWSAVVQEYLKGKQGLRSSTLSDLRTRLNRLLVCLDQKPKPRDSRALLKRYAQLFFSDMESGGEGRRRNIQSIVAFLRYAVDRAGAHQCWLPQEKSFTAELIGVSATSTQARLTPPIKSPDLAALLDQMEADGRHDLRLATALISLFGLRPAELALLSVKEGRLYAGAVKRNTASLAQKPKPPRLCLPLDIEGREGEGMKALQLYASGLVKLPQSVLNEISKVEEKQSFKQVGHAYGQLLRRYAPWQNLVRSNPDTTIYSLRHSWAWRCHVCSTHPLHVRQASALMGHTPTVHMATYGQWVDEASLEAAVERYTEGLVTADY encoded by the coding sequence ATGCCCGCCCAGCAATGGGAAAAGACGCTTCGGCGTCAGATCAAGGACAACCACGGCTTTGGTTGGAACCTCATTGCCCAAAGCGGCAAGACCAAGCTGACGCGTGTCCATGAAGACGGCACCAAGAGCGCCAAGGTGCTGCCTATTGAGTGGAAAGCCACCAACTCGGTGCAGATCTTGAACGCCGTCACCCGCGTGCGGCAGCTGATGGAAAGCCGCAATCTCAGCCTTGCTGAGGCTGTTCGTCTAGACACCGCAGAACTTGCAGTTCCCTCCAGTCACAGCGGCGTTGCTGAACAAGGTTGGTCTGCTGTTGTGCAGGAGTACCTGAAGGGCAAGCAAGGTCTTCGCAGCTCAACGCTGTCTGACCTCAGAACGCGTCTGAATCGCTTGCTGGTGTGCCTGGATCAAAAGCCCAAGCCGCGTGATTCCAGAGCCTTGCTGAAGCGTTACGCGCAGCTCTTTTTCTCCGACATGGAATCTGGCGGTGAAGGCCGTAGGCGCAACATTCAAAGCATCGTGGCCTTCTTGCGTTACGCCGTTGACCGGGCTGGTGCCCATCAGTGTTGGCTGCCGCAGGAGAAGTCATTCACAGCTGAACTGATCGGTGTTTCCGCCACCAGTACGCAGGCGCGTTTGACCCCACCAATTAAGTCGCCAGACCTTGCTGCCCTGTTGGACCAGATGGAGGCAGATGGCCGTCATGACCTGCGTTTAGCGACAGCCTTGATATCGCTGTTTGGGCTCAGGCCCGCAGAGCTGGCTCTGTTGAGCGTCAAAGAAGGTCGGCTTTATGCCGGTGCCGTCAAAAGGAACACGGCTTCACTGGCGCAGAAGCCAAAGCCGCCACGGCTGTGCCTGCCACTAGACATCGAAGGCCGTGAAGGTGAAGGCATGAAGGCACTGCAGCTTTATGCCTCTGGTCTGGTGAAACTGCCCCAGTCGGTTCTGAACGAAATTTCTAAGGTTGAGGAGAAGCAAAGCTTTAAGCAGGTTGGTCATGCCTACGGGCAGTTGCTTCGCCGATACGCACCCTGGCAAAACTTGGTGCGAAGTAATCCAGACACCACGATTTATTCGCTGCGGCATTCGTGGGCATGGCGCTGTCATGTTTGCTCAACTCATCCTTTGCACGTTCGACAAGCAAGTGCGCTTATGGGTCATACGCCCACTGTGCATATGGCGACATATGGTCAATGGGTTGATGAAGCCAGTCTGGAAGCGGCAGTTGAGCGATACACCGAAGGTTTGGTCACTGCTGATTACTGA
- the mazG gene encoding nucleoside triphosphate pyrophosphohydrolase: MAPDRPDALQKLIDVVARLRDPDQGCPWDLKQTHASLVPYVLEEAHEVADAIRHGDDAHLKEELGDLLLQVVLHAQIGHEQGRFDVDAIASAISDKLIRRHPHVFGGELRSWDAIKAEEQAEALAQSTSPLSDRLTSKVRGMPALAGAMAISKQAAKAGFEWDDMAGVWEKVQEELDELKEAIASGDQGHAQEELGDLLFTLVNVARWCRLDPEEGLAGTNHRFLDRFSRVEAALEGNLQGRSIQELETLWQQAKAQIRAEQATAHASET, encoded by the coding sequence ATGGCTCCAGACCGGCCTGATGCACTGCAGAAGCTGATCGATGTGGTGGCCCGTCTGCGGGATCCGGATCAGGGCTGCCCCTGGGATCTGAAGCAGACCCATGCGTCTCTGGTGCCCTACGTGCTGGAAGAGGCCCATGAAGTGGCCGATGCCATTCGCCATGGCGACGACGCCCACCTCAAGGAGGAACTGGGCGATCTGCTGCTGCAGGTGGTCCTCCATGCCCAGATCGGCCATGAGCAGGGCCGCTTTGATGTGGATGCCATCGCCAGCGCCATCAGCGACAAGCTGATTCGTCGCCATCCCCACGTCTTTGGCGGAGAGCTCCGCAGCTGGGATGCGATCAAAGCTGAAGAACAGGCCGAAGCCCTGGCTCAGTCCACCAGCCCCCTCAGCGATCGGTTGACCAGCAAGGTGCGAGGCATGCCCGCTCTGGCCGGTGCCATGGCCATCTCGAAGCAAGCCGCCAAGGCCGGCTTCGAGTGGGACGACATGGCCGGCGTTTGGGAAAAGGTGCAGGAGGAACTCGATGAACTGAAGGAGGCCATCGCCAGCGGCGATCAGGGCCATGCCCAGGAGGAACTGGGCGATCTGCTGTTCACCCTCGTGAATGTGGCGCGCTGGTGTCGCCTCGATCCCGAGGAGGGGCTGGCCGGCACCAACCACCGCTTTCTCGATCGCTTCTCCCGAGTGGAGGCCGCCCTGGAGGGCAATCTTCAAGGCCGCAGCATTCAGGAGCTGGAAACGCTCTGGCAACAAGCCAAAGCCCAGATCAGGGCTGAGCAGGCGACAGCTCACGCCTCAGAAACGTGA
- a CDS encoding AAA family ATPase, translated as MSEYDYRPLKDLIHDSEKGGVQDLGKNWRVHQFAASGIVVLPADRGTGKTTLMNLCCEAVQEGNSFLGAFKTQQAKALLIQGDEPEKLSERKFRRQELKRNFDVIYLEEPFPFEQLLQTIQSQEYGFIGCDSLTTVLCCEGQRTVDSEIVDVLYRLNKSLVNNGVSMLMTAHCNKRRPDGNGIRRKCTEIEWDDISGVGTISAAVQDGWGLTSLNDGKFSLHALGKRNIEPGTTWVLERDSETYSWWLAEQQDQQKPVESERLAKRVLQHVEQHGYQSITEMVTALGGNAKHARLVCFDLFEQGQLQRHQRITGKRGRPEYLYGVGDFSHVTHTPSNHSSVHRW; from the coding sequence ATGAGCGAATACGACTACCGGCCACTAAAGGACTTAATCCATGACTCAGAAAAAGGGGGTGTGCAGGACCTAGGAAAAAACTGGCGCGTTCATCAGTTCGCAGCCAGCGGCATTGTTGTGCTCCCAGCAGATCGGGGCACTGGCAAAACCACCTTGATGAACCTCTGCTGTGAGGCAGTTCAAGAAGGCAATTCCTTTCTGGGTGCCTTCAAAACACAGCAGGCCAAGGCACTGCTGATTCAAGGTGATGAGCCTGAGAAGTTAAGCGAACGCAAGTTCCGGCGACAGGAGCTGAAACGCAACTTCGATGTCATTTACCTGGAGGAGCCGTTTCCCTTTGAACAGCTCCTGCAGACCATTCAGTCACAGGAGTACGGATTCATTGGCTGCGACAGCTTGACCACAGTTCTGTGCTGTGAGGGCCAGCGCACTGTTGACAGTGAAATTGTTGATGTCCTGTACCGACTCAACAAATCCCTGGTCAACAACGGCGTGTCGATGTTGATGACTGCTCACTGCAACAAACGACGGCCAGACGGCAATGGCATCAGGCGTAAGTGTACAGAAATTGAGTGGGACGACATCTCTGGCGTTGGAACCATCAGTGCTGCAGTTCAAGACGGCTGGGGTTTGACAAGCCTCAACGACGGCAAGTTCTCACTGCATGCCCTTGGCAAGAGGAATATCGAGCCAGGCACCACATGGGTTCTTGAGCGCGATAGCGAGACTTACAGCTGGTGGCTTGCAGAGCAGCAGGACCAACAGAAGCCAGTTGAGTCAGAAAGGCTGGCCAAAAGGGTTCTGCAGCACGTTGAGCAACACGGCTATCAGTCCATCACCGAGATGGTGACGGCTCTTGGTGGCAATGCAAAACACGCACGGTTGGTCTGCTTTGACCTGTTTGAACAAGGCCAGCTACAGCGTCACCAACGCATAACCGGCAAGCGTGGCCGTCCTGAATACCTCTACGGCGTTGGGGATTTTTCCCATGTCACGCACACCCCCTCTAACCACAGTTCCGTACATCGGTGGTGA
- a CDS encoding dienelactone hydrolase family protein: MRIEQQTIGLTVDDSLMRVHLARPVQEGPWPGLIFYSDIYQLGDPILRLANRLAGYGFVVAAPEIFHRVEPVGTVIEPDAIGRLRGNDAARRTEIASYDADTKAILTWLSEQTEVDEQRLGAIGFCIGGHLSFRAAMRPEVRATACLYPTGLQNGKLGRGIADSLQRAGEIKGALFTLFGSEDPHVPAEDRDRVLEALQGLRHETVLFEANHTFMRDDGWRWDPDLADQAWAAVITFLRRELSPAQP, from the coding sequence ATGCGGATCGAGCAACAGACCATCGGCCTCACCGTGGACGACAGCTTGATGCGGGTTCACCTGGCCCGTCCCGTTCAGGAGGGCCCTTGGCCGGGCCTGATTTTTTATTCGGATATCTACCAACTGGGTGATCCGATTCTGCGGTTAGCGAATCGCCTGGCGGGGTATGGCTTTGTGGTGGCGGCGCCGGAGATCTTCCATCGCGTGGAGCCGGTGGGGACAGTGATCGAGCCCGATGCGATCGGTCGTCTGCGGGGCAATGACGCGGCCCGGCGTACTGAAATCGCTTCCTACGACGCTGATACCAAGGCCATCTTGACCTGGCTGAGTGAGCAGACCGAGGTGGATGAGCAGCGCCTCGGTGCCATTGGCTTCTGCATCGGCGGTCATCTCTCCTTCCGTGCCGCTATGCGACCGGAGGTGCGTGCAACCGCCTGTCTTTATCCAACCGGGTTGCAGAACGGAAAACTCGGCCGCGGCATTGCGGATTCGCTGCAACGGGCCGGCGAGATCAAGGGGGCCTTGTTCACGCTGTTCGGCTCCGAAGACCCCCATGTGCCGGCTGAGGATCGTGACCGGGTTCTCGAGGCCCTGCAGGGGCTGAGGCACGAGACCGTGTTGTTTGAGGCCAATCACACCTTCATGCGTGATGACGGCTGGCGCTGGGATCCGGATCTTGCCGATCAAGCCTGGGCTGCTGTGATCACGTTTCTGAGGCGTGAGCTGTCGCCTGCTCAGCCCTGA
- the aspS gene encoding aspartate--tRNA ligase, with the protein MRSNGCGDLREQNIDQQVQLCGWVDRRRDHGGVIFIDLRDRSGTVQIKVDPDLGAEAFAVAEHLRSETVLQVAGKVRARPGESLNDKLATGAVEVLASGIIVLNNVKGNLPFPVSVHDEENTREELRLRHRYLDLRRKRMNDNLRLRAQTIQAARRFLEDEGFIEVETPVLTRSTPEGARDYVLPSRVCGGEWFALPQSPQLFKQLLMVGGIERYYQVARCFRDEDLRADRQPEFTQLDIEMSFMDQEEILQLNESLICSIWKAVKGIDLPRPFPRMTWHDAMERYGTDRPDTRYGMELTNVSDIVKDMGFKVFSGAVKSGGAVKCIAVPGGNDALSNVRIKPGGDVFSEAQKAGAGGLAFIRVRNGCEIDSIGAIKDNLSDEQKQELLSRTGAEPGTLLLFGAGDTATVNKALDRVRQYLAKELGMVKADQDNDQWNFLWVVDFPMFEFNSEENRYEALHHPFCAPNAEDLSSDASQWADTLPGARAQAYDLVLNGLELGGGSLRIHDSALQRQVLQTVGLPLEEAQEQFGFLMDALDVGAPPHGGLAFGVDRMVMLLAGEESIRDTIAFPKTQQARCLMTNAPGGVADKQLEELHVASTWVDPSGEDD; encoded by the coding sequence ATGCGCAGCAACGGTTGCGGCGACCTGCGCGAACAGAACATCGATCAGCAGGTGCAACTGTGCGGCTGGGTGGACCGACGCCGCGACCATGGCGGCGTGATCTTTATCGACCTGCGGGATCGCTCCGGCACGGTGCAGATCAAGGTGGATCCCGATCTGGGGGCTGAGGCCTTTGCCGTGGCCGAGCACCTGCGCAGCGAAACCGTGCTGCAGGTGGCAGGAAAGGTGCGGGCCCGTCCGGGCGAGTCTCTGAACGACAAGCTGGCCACCGGTGCTGTGGAGGTCTTGGCCAGCGGCATCATCGTGCTGAACAACGTGAAGGGTAACCTGCCCTTCCCCGTGTCAGTGCACGACGAGGAGAACACCCGCGAAGAGCTGCGGCTGCGCCACCGCTATCTGGATCTGCGCCGAAAGCGCATGAACGACAACCTGCGCCTGCGGGCCCAGACGATTCAGGCCGCCCGCCGCTTCCTCGAAGACGAGGGCTTCATTGAAGTGGAAACCCCAGTGCTGACCCGCTCCACCCCCGAAGGTGCCCGCGACTACGTGCTGCCCAGCCGCGTCTGCGGCGGCGAGTGGTTTGCCCTGCCCCAGTCACCGCAGCTGTTCAAGCAACTGCTGATGGTGGGCGGCATCGAGCGTTACTACCAGGTGGCCCGTTGTTTCCGCGACGAAGACCTACGCGCCGATCGCCAGCCGGAATTCACCCAGCTGGACATCGAGATGAGCTTCATGGATCAAGAGGAGATCCTGCAGCTGAATGAATCACTGATTTGTTCGATCTGGAAAGCGGTGAAGGGCATCGACCTGCCCAGACCCTTCCCGCGCATGACCTGGCATGACGCCATGGAGCGCTACGGCACCGACCGGCCGGACACCCGTTACGGCATGGAGCTCACCAACGTGAGCGACATCGTGAAGGACATGGGCTTCAAGGTGTTCAGCGGTGCCGTGAAGTCCGGCGGCGCGGTGAAGTGCATCGCCGTTCCCGGTGGCAACGATGCCCTCTCCAATGTGCGCATCAAGCCCGGCGGCGATGTGTTCAGTGAAGCCCAGAAAGCCGGTGCGGGTGGCTTGGCCTTCATCCGCGTCCGCAACGGCTGCGAGATCGACTCGATCGGCGCGATCAAGGACAACCTCAGCGATGAGCAGAAACAGGAGCTGCTCAGCCGCACCGGCGCGGAACCCGGCACGCTGCTGCTGTTCGGTGCCGGAGACACCGCCACGGTGAACAAGGCCCTCGACCGGGTGCGCCAGTACCTGGCCAAGGAGCTAGGCATGGTCAAGGCCGATCAGGACAACGACCAGTGGAACTTCCTCTGGGTGGTGGACTTCCCGATGTTCGAGTTCAACAGCGAAGAGAACCGCTACGAAGCCCTGCATCACCCCTTCTGCGCCCCCAATGCCGAGGATCTCAGCAGCGATGCGTCCCAGTGGGCCGACACCCTGCCAGGCGCCCGGGCCCAGGCCTACGACCTGGTGCTCAACGGCCTTGAGCTTGGCGGCGGCTCCCTGCGCATCCACGACTCCGCATTGCAGCGCCAAGTGCTTCAGACCGTTGGCTTGCCGCTCGAGGAAGCCCAGGAGCAGTTCGGCTTCCTGATGGATGCCTTGGATGTGGGCGCGCCACCCCATGGCGGCCTGGCCTTTGGTGTGGACCGGATGGTGATGCTGCTCGCGGGTGAGGAATCGATCCGCGACACCATCGCCTTCCCCAAGACCCAGCAGGCCCGCTGTCTGATGACCAATGCCCCAGGTGGGGTCGCGGACAAGCAGCTGGAGGAACTGCATGTGGCCAGCACCTGGGTGGACCCCAGCGGCGAGGACGACTGA
- the speE gene encoding polyamine aminopropyltransferase, with product MGGWIDEEHRGVRYGLAGDVLVEETSPFQRISVIRSERYGKGLLLDGCWMTAEQQERHYHEALVHPALCSAEAIERVLVIGGGDGGTARECLRYPEVIHLDLVEIDGRVVELSQEHLPGIGGAVWSDSRCQLTVGDGIAWAANAPDQSYDVVLVDGSDPAGPAEGLFNRAFFEHCRRILKPGGVFATQSESPEAFREVHVAMVRLLREVFGHADPLYGWVPMYPSGWWSWTFAAVDGPRYRTVQPARAALVAEGCEIWSPRWQQGALDAVPAFIARELAP from the coding sequence ATGGGCGGATGGATCGATGAAGAACACCGCGGGGTCCGCTATGGCCTTGCCGGTGATGTGCTGGTGGAGGAAACCAGCCCGTTTCAGCGCATCAGCGTGATCCGCAGCGAGCGGTACGGCAAGGGCCTTCTGCTCGATGGCTGCTGGATGACGGCCGAGCAGCAGGAGCGGCACTACCACGAAGCTCTGGTCCATCCAGCCCTCTGCAGCGCCGAGGCGATCGAACGGGTGCTGGTCATCGGCGGCGGCGATGGCGGCACCGCCCGGGAATGTCTGCGCTACCCCGAGGTGATCCACCTCGACCTGGTGGAGATCGACGGACGGGTGGTGGAGCTGAGCCAGGAGCACCTACCGGGCATCGGCGGCGCGGTCTGGAGTGATTCCCGCTGTCAGCTCACGGTGGGGGATGGCATCGCCTGGGCCGCGAATGCTCCTGATCAGAGCTACGACGTGGTTCTGGTGGACGGTTCGGACCCGGCAGGCCCGGCTGAGGGCCTGTTCAATCGAGCGTTCTTCGAACATTGCCGGCGCATCCTTAAACCCGGCGGCGTCTTCGCCACCCAGAGCGAATCACCGGAAGCCTTCCGGGAGGTGCATGTGGCCATGGTGCGGCTGTTGCGTGAGGTGTTCGGCCACGCCGACCCCCTCTACGGCTGGGTGCCGATGTACCCCAGTGGCTGGTGGAGCTGGACCTTTGCTGCAGTGGATGGCCCCCGTTACCGAACTGTGCAGCCCGCACGGGCAGCCCTAGTGGCCGAGGGCTGTGAGATCTGGAGCCCGCGCTGGCAACAGGGCGCCCTGGATGCCGTCCCCGCCTTCATCGCACGGGAGTTGGCGCCATGA
- the arfB gene encoding alternative ribosome rescue aminoacyl-tRNA hydrolase ArfB, with product MVLDLHVTDRLVIPSGDLQWRFSRASGPGGQGVNTTDSRVELVLDLQTCSVLGPFRRARLLEQLAYRLSDGCLRVVVAEERSQWQNRQKALHRMADLLRQGLQPPPLSRKSTRPGRGAVKRRLEAKKKRGDLKRQRSNRPTLEE from the coding sequence ATGGTGCTCGATCTCCACGTCACGGATCGCCTGGTGATTCCCTCAGGGGACTTGCAGTGGCGCTTCTCGCGGGCCTCGGGCCCGGGGGGGCAGGGGGTGAACACCACCGATTCACGGGTGGAGCTGGTGCTGGATCTGCAGACCTGTTCGGTGCTGGGCCCCTTTCGGCGGGCGCGTTTGCTGGAACAGCTGGCATACCGGTTGTCGGACGGTTGTTTGCGGGTGGTGGTGGCGGAGGAACGCTCGCAGTGGCAGAACCGTCAGAAGGCTCTGCATCGCATGGCCGACCTGCTGCGGCAGGGTCTGCAGCCCCCGCCACTATCGCGAAAGTCCACCCGTCCGGGACGCGGTGCAGTGAAGCGTCGTTTGGAGGCCAAGAAAAAGCGCGGTGATCTCAAGCGTCAGCGCAGCAACCGGCCAACACTTGAGGAGTAA
- the speB gene encoding agmatinase: MTPFDSEGGIFMGSRRDPAGCRVGLFGVPYDGTTSFRPGTRFGPAAIREVSQGLETYCPQLDLDLEDLAYADLGAVDIPFGAPEPVVNAVQQATTAVLDLGLKPLMLGGEHSISSGAVAAVANQHPDLVLVQLDAHADLREEWLGTRHSHACAMRRCLEVLPSGDLLQLAIRSGTRSEFHELHSSGRRMDDVQALRDAMAPWTGRPIYLTVDLDWFDPAVLPGTGTPEPGGFLWGDFAAVVDVLSGHRLVAGDVVELAPQLDSSGVSSVLAAKVTRSLILLLGADQ; this comes from the coding sequence ATGACCCCTTTCGACAGCGAAGGCGGCATCTTCATGGGATCCCGGCGCGACCCAGCCGGCTGCCGCGTCGGCCTGTTCGGCGTTCCCTACGACGGCACCACCTCCTTTCGGCCAGGCACCCGTTTCGGACCTGCAGCGATCCGTGAGGTCAGCCAAGGCCTGGAAACCTATTGCCCGCAGCTTGATCTGGATCTAGAGGATCTGGCCTATGCCGATCTCGGTGCTGTTGATATCCCCTTCGGTGCACCGGAACCGGTCGTGAACGCCGTGCAGCAGGCCACGACGGCTGTGCTCGATCTGGGTCTGAAACCTCTGATGCTGGGCGGTGAGCATTCGATCAGCTCCGGCGCTGTGGCCGCCGTTGCCAACCAACATCCCGATCTGGTGCTGGTGCAGCTGGATGCCCATGCCGATCTCAGAGAGGAGTGGCTCGGTACCCGCCACAGCCACGCCTGCGCCATGCGGCGCTGCCTGGAGGTGCTGCCCAGTGGCGACCTGCTGCAGCTGGCGATTCGCAGCGGCACCCGCAGCGAATTCCATGAGCTGCACAGCAGTGGTCGACGCATGGATGACGTCCAGGCCCTGAGGGATGCCATGGCTCCCTGGACCGGCCGCCCGATTTATCTCACCGTGGATCTGGACTGGTTTGATCCAGCCGTTCTGCCTGGAACGGGTACCCCCGAGCCAGGGGGCTTCCTATGGGGGGATTTCGCGGCCGTAGTTGATGTGCTGAGTGGCCATCGGCTTGTGGCTGGCGACGTGGTGGAACTGGCACCGCAACTCGACAGCAGTGGGGTCAGCTCCGTTCTGGCCGCCAAAGTGACACGCAGCCTGATTTTGCTATTGGGTGCCGATCAATAA
- a CDS encoding metal-binding protein, whose amino-acid sequence MASGRAHDRATLIGGAPIGMAAAVLWGADAGFIAAAGCLIGGLWLSPDLDTHSNALRRWGPLRGLWWPYRRLIPHRSLWSHGPLIGTALRLMLLLGWWVVLSLLIGWPTNAGLPQLVSWLKQQPQQAIALGIGLEASAWLHLILDGDPWPVEWSPRRLGQRRRR is encoded by the coding sequence ATGGCCTCCGGCCGGGCCCATGACCGCGCCACACTGATTGGTGGTGCACCCATCGGAATGGCTGCTGCCGTGTTGTGGGGAGCTGACGCCGGCTTCATCGCAGCTGCGGGGTGCCTCATCGGCGGACTCTGGCTCTCTCCGGATCTCGACACCCACTCCAACGCCCTGCGGCGCTGGGGACCACTCCGTGGGCTGTGGTGGCCCTACCGACGCCTGATTCCCCACCGATCGCTCTGGTCCCACGGGCCCTTGATCGGCACAGCCCTGCGATTGATGCTGCTGCTGGGCTGGTGGGTTGTGTTGTCACTACTGATCGGTTGGCCCACAAACGCCGGGTTGCCGCAGCTGGTCAGCTGGCTGAAGCAGCAGCCTCAGCAGGCCATCGCCCTCGGAATCGGACTGGAGGCGAGTGCCTGGCTGCACCTGATCCTGGATGGAGATCCCTGGCCGGTGGAATGGTCACCGCGGCGGCTAGGGCAACGGCGGCGGCGGTGA
- a CDS encoding cyclic nucleotide-binding domain-containing protein, translating to MTALYRSSSALELIGEHSEADRLTLPTGAFVFRRGDPVQAIHIVEQGLVELSCGPRNRIRYGSGELFFYEDLVTTNQFHSRDAKAMTPLALIRLNRSGFLTLIHRHPTLVVELIAQQHTRLRQQRADARHFY from the coding sequence TTGACAGCGTTGTACCGATCGAGCAGTGCTCTGGAGCTCATCGGTGAGCATTCAGAAGCTGATCGCCTAACGCTGCCCACCGGAGCTTTTGTGTTCCGTCGTGGCGATCCAGTTCAGGCCATTCATATTGTTGAGCAGGGGCTGGTGGAACTCAGCTGTGGGCCACGGAATCGCATCCGCTACGGCTCCGGTGAGTTGTTCTTTTATGAGGATCTGGTGACCACTAACCAGTTCCACAGCCGCGATGCCAAAGCGATGACTCCTCTAGCGCTGATCCGGCTGAACCGCTCGGGATTTCTCACGCTGATCCATCGCCATCCCACTTTGGTGGTGGAGCTGATCGCTCAACAGCACACCCGATTACGGCAACAACGGGCTGATGCAAGGCACTTTTATTGA